The sequence below is a genomic window from Uranotaenia lowii strain MFRU-FL chromosome 2, ASM2978415v1, whole genome shotgun sequence.
GTAAGTGAGTCATCTTATAAAGTTATTAAGACCGGATTTATACAATTCACTGAATCAAATAGACATGTTTGCTTATGAATAAGATTTATAATTTCATTCGGATCAATGTAGACAGGAAGCGTGCAAAACTTTcgaaatgttttaatttaatgaatGATAGAATTCAGTTGCCTGATTGCTGAATCAGGCAAACATCGAGTATGAGTGACCAGGATCAGGAGACCCCAATAACAATATATGCAACAACCTACCTTTGGCATTATAACAGGTTAAACGTCTTTAATTTGGTGATGTTCGTTAATGGTTAACAGCGGACATTAACCAAAGGAATGCTTCAGTTTTTAATAGATTCAGGGTGATTTCGTGGCTGTAAGATGTTgtgattatattttattttttgaacttttatttaaaatccttttaaTCATCCGGATCATGTGTATACTAATTGAGGCGCTTAGGATCAGAAAGGGCTGAGTGTTGtcatcaaaagtttcaaggttgatgggacatcaaatcgacatagtcaaaaaaattatattggtcagaaaaaggggtaagttgcaacaaactttgttttcaatgaaaaatataaagaaaccgtttgaaaatttatagtttttgatatatttgtgatgtcataacgcatacagcatcaattgcagtaactttttgtttttgttcgaattatattttatatttttttctgtcaaaaatgtttttaaagaaaaagcataagaatgctgcatacatttaggggtaaaaaaaatactacaacaaattctactagctgaaatcataaaaattaatggttggatggatgaaattttgaaatttacaaatgcgtgatgcaaaacaatcaattcatattccagcatatggaaacaagatttaaaaggtgaatctttgatttgcattttgatgcattttagctcATACTGGTAACTgagttttgaaaacattaatttaaaaaaaggtgattgaatgaacaatatttttacaccaacagtgtttgTATATGATAACAAAAGTAATATAAAGTTTGTTGGTGATATAATTAAGACAATCCGTAATATTGGGTAAAGTTTtctacggcatcgaaaaatgttaaaatttgtacatctattgctcaatTTGCTATGataatccaaaattttgaaaaactatctcacgatgtgataaactatgtcatcattattttgttatcattaaatgataacttcatTGCATCgaattggaataaaattgataagtgttttggtacacaaatgttgcatctaaccgtGCTGTTGCACGATGCACCGTTTGACGATCTCGAACATTTGGGAGGCCGAACATTCGTCGTAGAATaccaccaaaaaactgttaagtcgaatattcggctcgccgaatagttgagctaaatATTCGGACGAACAGGCCGAATATTTCTTTCAATATCAGActtgtacaatttttaaatgattttgaagaatttataaattatccaaaactATGTTGGAAAAGCTACACAATGACCAAAAACTTAAGGTTACAGTAGACCCTGTTTTTTTCATTGTGGAAAGCTTTCTATGtaatttgattatcgtttattgcAGATTTAATTCATACATAAATAATCCGGGTTTGACGTTCAATAAGAATTTAGAGATAAGTTAAATCTGGCCGGGATTCCcagattttgttgaaaacaacTGAATTTTAGTTTATTCACATCATTTACTAAATCGAATAAAAACCTCAAATTCCTGTTTGCAAAGTTAaagattttgtgcaaaaaaatgcttttcaaaGCTTATTGCAAAATGTACATCATTTATTGTTTTACTCTTAGAAACTGTTTTAACGTTATTTCTAtgattctatgaaaaaaaattaatttcaagtaactatctttctttttcctcttgcaTCTTTCAGACTTATGCTTTTAGATTTTGTCCAAATTTGccctatttttcatttttttatcgaaaaatttcatgtgCATGTATGTATATAAAGTATGGGATGCTTAACATTAAGAAACATCGTtatttttaacaactattttgaagatatcttgctcaaattcgctCTTCAATTCgatataaaataagaaatttaaaattgcttgGTACCTGTTTAGGCATGTTTTGTCCCACATTTCACTGGAATTTATATTCTTCATGAAAACTGCCTAGAAGCGATGAgtaatttgatgccccagcaagtagtaacattttgaaaatcatcaaatatttcAATGGAGCGCACTGAAATAAAGTAGAACTCCTAAGATACCGAAAATCCGTACCCTAAGTTGCAATGGGTTAACGGCTGCGGTGTGTATGTTTGTGAAAATGATAGATCAAACCATCATTTTCCTGACAGTGTCGTTACACACAATCTTGTTAAACATGGTGTCATAATATGGCCTAAATTAGAAGAGGAGCTGGACATCTTTATTAAGTTTAAATTcagcagtaggttcaaagatgtctatttttttcatgatccatgttgataagatgaatgggagttgaaacacttgccctcccttccgcagaacaatcgcaacatttggtagtgaaagtatcacaatttaccataataaaagttgatactttcaatagggcataattCGTTTGGTTAGATAGTTAGTTGGTTTAGTcttatagaattaaaaatagagaaaacgtGCTAGAAGTATTACGATGTAAGGTAAAGATtatggtattcgcctccccaatgctctagtaagtgtgtatttgcggtttatgaatttcgttggcttattcttaaatcaagcattttacaagaactagaggctcattgggTGGAAATGCTGTTCTTGAAGaatgttatatttcatttggttagacgtttttttgctttttatttaattattcacttttagcagatttttacgtttttcggttaggtttgaaattcatctatggAAGTATATAATAGAATGTACGGTTTTGAATAATGACAATGAGTAGATAGTCCAAATCACTGATTTCGGGCATTTTACAGTAGGCACACGGTATATTTTAATAGAACCCCTATGTAGACTTAGCATAGTTTGTCAGAGAGGCTGACCAGAATAAGTgattgagttttaaaaaaacagcattgTGCATTTCCGGTTCTTTTGATAAGTAGATTATTACTGGTTTGAGCTAGGCTTCATATTATATATTGATAGATAAAATGAACTAATAtcctatttttctttttttcttttcttttcttttttatatttcttttcatGTGACTTTTTGATGATGACGAACGAGCCTTCAAGCTATATCCTCTCAACATTGGACCCCTAAGATGGTTTCGAATCCCAAGGAGAGTTCTATAACATGGTGAGAGCgttccattttattttattgttttcaatctatatatataaaaatgaatttctgtctgtctgtctgtctgtctgtctgtctgtctgtctgtctgttccctatagactcgaaaattACTGAATCGATTTaagtgaaacttggcaggtggaggtattggaggccggggaaggttcctattatggtttgagacccctccctctaagaggaaggggggagggggtctttcatataaaagtaataagtcttcataactcgagaactgatctagcaaatcaaaccaaacttgacatgggagggtatttgggtacgagaaatgtttctaaaaatatttggtacccctccctccttccagtgaggagatatgaaggagggagggggcctaccttacaatttttaacataactggagaactaatcaagctaatggaaccaaatttggcatgggagggtaggggAATACGaggaatggttctatgattatttcagacccctccctccttccagttaAGATACAGGAAGGAAGAAGGGGGCTTTCATACCTTTTTAATCGCATCGCTCCTTCCATTGAGGAGATAAaaagtgggggggggggttcctttacaattttcagcagaATTGGAgagctaatcaagcaaatggaaccaaatttggggTGGAAAGatatttgattacgagaaatgtttctatgatattttgagaactcTCCGTTCttcaagttttaaaatcttaagggaggagggtgcttccatacaatctttacatcactcgggaacttacccagcaaatcaaaacgaaatttggtttgtaagGGTAATTGAGCACATAGAAagcttctgtgaatatttggtactactgcctccttccagttgcGTGATAGGGAGGAGAGAGGGtgcttctttacaatttttcgcataacttgaGCAAATGGtaacaactttggcatgggaaagaaCTTGGATACGTAAAAAGGTTATTAGATTATTTGAGAcctctttctccttcaattggggacaCAGTTAGAGAAGACGGGAGGTCATatacgattatgttgcataaaccaagcacttatctaacaaatggaaccaaatatgacatgggaacaatcgagcaaatggatcaGAATTAGGCATGGGAATGTATTTGTATgcacggaatgtttgatcttgatccctTCCTCCCAGGTAGGGGATGATAGGCGGCGAGAGGGGctctgatacaaattttatggCACAACacgacaactaataaagcaaacgaaacaaaattttgcatgggagggtagtcgagtacaagaaatattttttcggtGGTTTAGCATCCCTCTCTCTATTCAGTGAAACGATGTAATGGGAAGAGGGTCACTCATAaactgttttaaatattttgataactaatcgagaaaatagaaccaaatttgcatggaagcatatttgtgtacgggtaatgttgtttcgatggtttgagacttCCTTCTCctgccagaggggagatataaagtgggAAGAGGGTCACCCAATTTTTAATAGCTCGAGAGCTTATCGAGAATGACGCCATATATGTGACATGgaatcgtatttgtatacaagaagtgtttttctgatgttatgagaccccaTTCCTTCCATAAGGGTTAAAGGAATGATGGAGGGGGTCACTCTCACTatttgtataataattcgagaacgaataggtaaaatgAGTGTCCCgtgatgttattttgttacgaaaaatgtttctaggatagtttgagaccctctCTACAAATAAAGAGACAGCGAAGAttccatatataaaaaaattgacataagctttaaaaatttaGGGGCAAAGAAATCCAGTGtcataaaaaggattgaaacacggatccaaaaataaatgacttaagatttcaaaaaaaaaaacgtagcaattttattttatgaaaagattttatgatattgaaattgaatttagaattttgtgcaaataaatgaaaagttaaattattacaatttcaataatttttggaaggtgtagcaaagcacaccgggtcagctagttatataTAAATACTGTAGTTAGTTTCGTTGGGATTAATTAAGCGACCTGTCTCAAACCGCCAACGtatttcctccaactggtatcatgAGGGGTTAGTTCACTATCTTGTTCTGCTTTAAGTTCATATTCATCCGAAGTGGACTTAAGGAAGTGCAAGATGGTATAgccaacgtctcaagatcgcttactattctaagctgcctactctaaacttttaTTTCCCTGACCCCTCTACCCACATTTCCTTTTCAGCGTCAGCTTCTcacagctatttaaacgccacaaaaaaaaaaaaactcctaagATACCGAAAATAAACCGAATTCCACTATTCGATACATCTCTAGACCAAATGTAGAATAAGGCAAGGCATGAAGAATCGATTGGTGCATATGTATatacttaatttaaaataaatgatttcggGACTTAAATCCCTCTGATCTTGAGGACCTCAATTTAACACAATCATACCGCCACTGTTAAATTTTAACCAGAAGTGCAAAGTGGCATATCAATCGATTAGGTATCAATATTTTGCTAATCCTTAAAACGGAGGCCCTGCCACTTGTCAATGTGTATTCTCGGGATGAATTGATGCTTcaaattcgttgaaaaaaaagttagtgtatttccaatattttggaTAAGTTATATTGAGCTGAAAACATTtcactctatggagccaccacGATATAAATGATTTGCCATcccttcaaaaaagttgttgtcATAACGCTTATTTAACTGTGAATTGATGAATAATACTCTACTTTATGagatgaattcaaaaatgactcaactGTTGTGAATACTTACCTTATCGGTTTATTGATGCTCCTCAGAAAAGATCCTATAAATAGGAGAGAATTGGATGCCGAAAATGAATGGCAAAAGTTGGAACTGATAAAGAGATGGCTAACCTACACGGAATGATTCAACGGCAGGGATCGATTTCCTAAAGCAACCTCCAAATGTGTGCATGTTTTTTCGAGCTCTGATCTTATTCTAGCATTCTATAAGCCATGCTGGGGTTGTCATTGACGAAAACTTACTTCGGGATGATCGGCTCGAAATGATGTTGGTGGCTGGTGCCGAATATTTACAGTTTTCTAAGTAAAAATCTCGTCCAATGTTCGCCCTGTCTTGGCGTAGGCAAAAATACACGCTGCTTTTTTGCATTTGGGGTCTTCGAGATTTTTAATgtaggttttgataaattgaacGTGATGACCAGAGGTTGcggtttgtgttttgtttttggaaaacaaaaggAAACATTTGTTCATAATGCAGCATTTGGTTTTGAAGTGTTGTatgaatcttaattttgaatgtGCATTCGGTTTTGATTGTTGACATGtgataattgaataaaaatgcgATTTGTAAATGATTTATGCTTTAAACTCTACTAGTGCTTGTATATTTTGGCAGTGATGTTTTGTCACATTAAAATCACCtcagaaaagtttgaaatactTAATTTATAAAGATAATCACAAATAATTTCTACAAAACCAAACTACACGCTATCGATAGAATAGAAGCTTAATCTCGTCTATAACTAATAAACATTACAATGAGCTTGTTTTGATGAGATGTTGAACATGTATGTACACGTGTTGGTGTGCAGTATGTTTTGGGGtcaatcaattttcatattttgagatGTTTGAAGTTAGAAATTACGTTCATACAGTTACATACTTTGAAAGCTTGACCCGAGAACCAGTCGTATCATCTCCATATCTTACAAGTGTTGTCTTTCGAAGCGGTGATTATTGCATCACCGGAATAGTTGAAAGAGCACGAAAATACTTCGCCATCGTGTCCCGCCAAAGTTTGAGTGCACAATCCGGTTGCTGAGTTCCAAATACGGGCCGTTTTGTCTGCCGATGCCGTCAGGAGTAATCCTCCAGGAGGGCTGAAGGTCACTTTGGAGACTTCGTCAGTATGGCCAGCCATGATAGTAACCAGCTCAAAATTTCCGGTAACGTCCCATACTTTGGCCGTACAATCTGCACTTCCGGTTGCTAACCGTGATCCAGTACAGTTGAAGGTTATATCGAGAACTTCATCTTTATGATTGGCGATTGCTTGGAAGTAGTCTAACTTTCGAGCATCCCAAATTTTGGCTGTTCTGTCCAACGAACTAGTGGCTATCAAAGAGCACTGGAAATTCCAAATGGCATTGCTCAGCTCTGCATCGTGGCCGCGAATGACACTGGCActcctgaaatgttttaaatgaaCGTAAAGTTTATTTGTGCTAACAAAGTTCAACTAACGAATTTATTACCCTTTCATCCGAGAGTCCCATATCATGGCAGTTCCGTCAAATGACGCCGTCAGCAGCAAGTTTCCATCTTTGTTGAAACGGGCCGATATAACTTCAGCTCTGTGGTCTCCCAGCAGAAGAATTTCCTGGCTGGTTTCAGCTGAAAACACTCGAGCTGTGTTGTCCATACTGCACGTGACCACCTGTTCGCCCTGGTTGGGATTAAACTCGGCAGCCACAATTTCTGCCGTGTGACCCCACAAAGTCGTCAAGCAGTTGGCCGAAGTTGGGTTCCATATTCTGGCAGTTTTGTCGAACGATCCCGTCAGTATACGATCACTGTTCGTTAGGGAGATTCAGTGTGAGAAAAAACATCAATTAGGTACTATCACTTTATGAGCCTTTGTCAGAATGATTGGAGACTCGAAATTATATATTTCGATTTTGGATTCAGGGtcagatttcaaatcaaatttgcaaattcAGGAAAGTTTTTATTCTAAGCAGTATTGAGCAGCGATTTTAATAGTCAGATGAAAAGTTAGACTTACCATTTGGGATAGTTGTAGGCAACAGAAAACACCACATTTTCATGTCCCTTGAGCACCTTCTCCTCGTCGCCACTCTCAACGTTCCATATTCGGCACGTACGGTCGTACGAACCTGTGATGCACCTGTAAATTAAatcggaattgaaaataaataacgtTATTATTAATGGTAACAATATGATGATGACacagtttctcacatcgtgaaaTAGTTTTGACGTTAAAAACTTTACTCAtaatgacggattggcttaatgatatcacctacaaactttatatggctttttttatcctataccaacactgttgatgtaaaaatattttcgaataatcaccattttttaaataaatattttaactaCTTTCTGGCAACAAggtcaatactgatgttatgtaatttttgcttcttttaatcaaccattttttttattaattttttggcttTTAATTCGTTATTTTGTGTTTATGTTATCGTTACTGTGTGCGTTTGAGTCAATACCATTTTGGTTAACTGATTTGAACTTTCAAAGTGTGCAAATTCCGGGTAGTGTTTTTTCTTCCGGAGCAGTGATTTTCGTTTCGCTTGACGAACTTATTCTTATTCTCCGTAACGGAAGCGACATCTGatggaaaatattgaaagatcACTGTTGTGCTTCTCAACTTTTTCATATCTACCGGTCGATTATGGCGAAAGCATGCTCGAATTGTTGCAATACAATCAACAGGATCGAATACATGATCTGTCGTGGCATTTGCGGAAAGGAATTTCACCTTACTTGTGTTGGCGATAACAATGCTGCAGCTCGAAGTTTAAAATCACtcttgaaaaatgcattttggatGTGTGATGACTGTGCCGGGCTTTTTGAGAGTGCCCATTTTCGAAGCCTTGCTTTTGCGCCACTTCCTGAGCAACCAGGAATAGCTCAGTTGATAGAAGCTATTTCTGAACTACGTTCAGAGATAAAGCAAATTTGCAGTAAACCGTAAGCTACACCAATTCCAACACTAACACCTGTCCGTCCTTGTGTGGCAGCAAGAATACTTGGCAACATTGAATGTAATACCCTTCAGGGACGGTTAATGCTTCCACATCCATTTAAcgcatcagaatttaaaaattggtacTTGCCTgatagcacaaaaaaaaaaaatgcatttcaaatattaacatttttaatttcgttTCCAAATGCTGGaacatgattgttttgcatttctCGTTTggtcatttaaaaatttcatccatccaaacattgtTTTTATGATTACTGCTAGTTAAAttgtttgtagtatttttacccctaaatgtatgcagtaccCTGATACTTttcctttaaaaacatttttgacagagaGTAAAATTTCGTTCGaaccaaaccaaaaattactacaattggtgctttatgcgttattacatcacaaatatataaaaaactataaattttcaaacgttttcattcgatttatctttaaatacaaaatttgttgcaacttaccactttttcttagtagggtgaaaatcgtatgtttttgtaaatttaaaaataattggtagaaccaattatttttctgactacgtcaatttaatgtcccaaaaactgttaaacttttgatgtaaaagcgttatgattatctgtggaaattgagtttttagaagcaattgaagttgaaaattgttgcattaTGCTCACGTTGACGGTAATAAGTTATACAATTCAAACTCAATATAATCTTTAGACAGAGTTTCCTGTTTCTGAAGCGAACCATCACCTGAGATTTAATTCTTGTCCCATTTAGTTTCAAtttgaataaatcaaatttacaacatttgatcagcaattttttcaattttgaaaacagttatTTGTGAAACAAGTTGTAACAAACTTATACACTTATCCCCTAACTGTAAACGAGTTTTTCTGTACTTTACAATCAACGAAAACTAAATGTCAAGCAAAGGTTTTTCTAGATTAAGGCTAAATATTTGAGTTGTCGTGTCATTTCAAAGctctttgcatttttttttcaaaatatgtaactttttttttgtttcgattatagtcgttttaccatctttatggcattctcTACTTTATtcacgttgcagttggcggatcgttattgaaaaactatccggtacaactgtgttcgatatttactcttgggctcgaacttgtggacatcggctcaggagaaaaaaaatgtaactgtATTTTAAATATCCTTGTGTGAATTCCTGTAGATATTCaagcttgaagttttccatcTCATAGATACTCAAGATATAGATGATTCCTATTAGAGCAGCCCTTTCAGATTAAAAAGTTATTCTGACACGTTAACAATGTCACAACTTCAACAATTTGAACAGGATCATGCAATAAAACGAGCAATTCCAAGTCACGAATGTTTCTCGTCAATGTCATCAACGATTGTTGTTCACACCAAACAACTAGGTTCATGTAGAAGCATTTGCGTAATGCGAAATCAATACAGCCATTGCTGGGCGCGAAAATATCACCTGGTCAAAAATACTTACCTTTTACCGGATTTATCGAAGG
It includes:
- the LOC129748927 gene encoding dynein assembly factor with WDR repeat domains 1; the protein is MKLLKIYLRYYPPGIALNYLKRNVEETKMIDLFDMTSNSDLQALTKKIASSEPLITQDIYPQVIEILEKLQKKLKEPVKTKFYLFKTLQTHILPLTNVSFDKSGKRCITGSYDRTCRIWNVESGDEEKVLKGHENVVFSVAYNYPKCDRILTGSFDKTARIWNPTSANCLTTLWGHTAEIVAAEFNPNQGEQVVTCSMDNTARVFSAETSQEILLLGDHRAEVISARFNKDGNLLLTASFDGTAMIWDSRMKGSASVIRGHDAELSNAIWNFQCSLIATSSLDRTAKIWDARKLDYFQAIANHKDEVLDITFNCTGSRLATGSADCTAKVWDVTGNFELVTIMAGHTDEVSKVTFSPPGGLLLTASADKTARIWNSATGLCTQTLAGHDGEVFSCSFNYSGDAIITASKDNTCKIWR